The Sesamum indicum cultivar Zhongzhi No. 13 unplaced genomic scaffold, S_indicum_v1.0 scaffold00250, whole genome shotgun sequence genome contains the following window.
atcataaaaatatttgtccaGATCAGATTTGGACAGATCAAactaaatcaatcacatattgCACTTGTCTGTCTTAGGacaatatatatgcatgcttAAACGAAACACTgacttaaaatatatgaatgtagCTGAAATTTTGTTATGTTGAAGTATCTGGTGAGTGTAATTGGCTGACATTTGTCCTGTCGACGATGAAACAAAATTGATCAGTCCACCTACCGTTATCAAGAACGAAAACGCCACTTTCTACAAGCATGTCCTCGTCACGTGGGGTGAATTCCACACTGAGATACTCAACGACGGGGAGCTCCTCAAGCTTACGCTCGACAAACATTCTGGCTCCGGCTTCCAGTCCAGGAAACAATTACTCTTCGGAAAGATTGACATGCAGATCAAGCTTATCCCTGGAGACTCTGCAGGCACTGTCACAACATATTATGTAAGATTCATGACATACTACGACTAATCAGACTAGGAATTTAAACAATTACAGAAATACTTAGGACTATTATGTCAGATGGAGAAGCAgttaatttagtatttattcTTAATGTTTTGACGTAATGATCAATGTCTCAGTTTTCATCACTAGGCGACCACCATGATGAGATAGACTTTGAGTTCCTGGGAAATTCCACTGGTAATCCTTACACCCTTCACACAAACGTGTTCAGCCAGGGCAAGGGTGACAGAGAACAACAGTTCTTCCTATGGTTTGATCCCACTGCAGATTTCCACACATATACCATTCTCTGGAATCCCAAAACCATCATATAAGTATTTGTAAGCTGCGgattaaatacatacataaacCGTGAGGCACTGTAAGAAAATGACCCAATAGCCGTTTTAAAAGCAGAGACAGGTATTCCAAACacttcaaaagtatttttttgaTGCAAGAAGCTGTAAAACGCTTTTTTAAAGCACTTACAAATACTCCctaagaattccacaaaatagAGGGCCAAAAGTGTTGACTCCCTgttttatggaactaaaataGTAACTTTACCTATTCTTGAAGTTACTTTTCGTCTCCTCGCAAAGTACTAAAgtcaaatcaaacaaaaatataaacattgtTTCTCTTGGTTTCCAGCTTCTACGTGGACAACATACCAATACGGGAGTTCAAGAACCTGGAAAGAATAGGGGTGCCGTACCCCAAAGACCAGGCCATGAGAGTACACTCAAGTCTGTGGAACGCTGATGACTGGGCCACGCAGCACGGTCTGGTCAAGACCAACTGGACCTTAGCCCCATTCAATGCTTGGTACAGAAATTTCTCCATGGATGGCTGCATTTGGTCTCCAGAAACAAGAGCCTCTGCTTGTGCTGACGCTGATTTCTCGACCAGAC
Protein-coding sequences here:
- the LOC105179955 gene encoding xyloglucan endotransglucosylase/hydrolase protein 22-like; the encoded protein is MPPRSSHQPRAGTYIPYMAFIIFSAIFVFRLDVFVTQTISTARRNQELKYEITTQEPSPPTVIKNENATFYKHVLVTWGEFHTEILNDGELLKLTLDKHSGSGFQSRKQLLFGKIDMQIKLIPGDSAGTVTTYYFSSLGDHHDEIDFEFLGNSTGNPYTLHTNVFSQGKGDREQQFFLCFYVDNIPIREFKNLERIGVPYPKDQAMRVHSSLWNADDWATQHGLVKTNWTLAPFNAWYRNFSMDGCIWSPETRASACADADFSTRHVLKMELDRRSRARMKRLQKKHMVYDYCKDKWRFPKGPGRECRMN